TCCTTGAGCATCTCCACCAGGCACTGGGGCTGGATGGGCACCGTGGGTGCCCTGCCCTGAAAGCCCCCACTTGCAACCCTCACACGGTGCCTTTGCACCCTTCCGGCCTCACCTCCAACCCGAGGCTACCACAGCCACATGGCTGGCAGGGGACGGGGAGCTGGGGCCAGGCGGATGCAAGTCCCAGGCGTCACTGGAGCAAGCCCGTTGGGGGGCGGCTGCATGAGCACCCACGTGTGCCCTGCGCGGGCTCTGTGCACCTACGTGCATGCACCACAACTTGCACGGGAGGGCAGGGCGAGAGGGGACGCCTTTGCCAGAACATTGTCACCTCCATTTGCACACACGAGGCAGCTGGGGCATCGATGCCCAGTGAGGACTGCTGAGTGCTGGGGACTCGGCCACGGCTGCCGTGACAGTGTCGTGCTTTCCGCTGCAGGATAGAGCGGGACAAGGCCTTTGCGCACAGGAAAGCAGAGCGGGCCACCGTGCGGATGCACCTGCGCGACAAGTACCACCTGGCCCAGGTAAGGCCGGGCCCCGGCCATCCTCAGCGGGATGCTGCCCCCTGCCTCGACGCACCGGCATCCCGGGGGCACCCGGACCCCTGGCCCTGCAGAACAGCCCCGGGCTGGACGCCTGCCGGGTCTCCCCATGGTGCCCCGGGACGGGAGGCTATTCCTGAAGAGGGCAGCAAACTGCTGCTGTCTCCATCCATCCTGACTGCGCACAGTCCAAACCCGGCACTGGACAGCCCCAGCATCCTCCCGAGCATCCCACATCTCCAGGGGCCCCGGAGCCAGGGAGCACCCAGAGTAACGCTGAGGGCTGCCCCAGGGCTAGGAGGCACCGGGGTTTGGCCGCTGCCCTGATGCTGTCTCCCGTTTGCAGGACGAGCGGGACAGTGCCCAGCTGCACGTGGCGGGTGGCTCGGTGGAGCTGCCGGAGGAGCTGGCCGCCATGGTGcgaagtgaggaggaggaggaggaggaggaagatgggcCGCTCTCCTTCCTGACGAAGCTGCGCGAGGTGGATTTCCAGGCACTGAGGGGCCGGGCGCAGGACACCGTGGAGGAGGTGA
This is a stretch of genomic DNA from Apteryx mantelli isolate bAptMan1 chromosome 30, bAptMan1.hap1, whole genome shotgun sequence. It encodes these proteins:
- the LOC106484541 gene encoding complexin-3-like codes for the protein MATFFTTALKSFRGAEEEPKEPPKDGKEATLPNGMAREEFEEYQRQLLEEKIERDKAFAHRKAERATVRMHLRDKYHLAQDERDSAQLHVAGGSVELPEELAAMVRSEEEEEEEEDGPLSFLTKLREVDFQALRGRAQDTVEEVKEKCSLM